In the Candidatus Saccharibacteria bacterium oral taxon 488 genome, one interval contains:
- the hflB gene encoding ATP-dependent zinc metalloprotease FtsH, translating to MAGKTPKNTKKGVGQVARLGLFWAIIVFLGLAVYAALSPNSNLKNVALTDVVRRANAGEIAKIDIQGNDLKVTPKGQKQPTEKSVKESGSTIYEQGLNKDAKVEINVLPPSQTGEVLWNLTVMIVPVVIIVIFFMFMMRQAQGQNNQAMGFGKSKARLYGEDKEKVLFEDIAGNDNAKQDLQEVVDFLKHPKKYKELGAKIPKGVLLVGNPGTGKTMLARAVAGEAGVPFFSISGSEFVEMFVGVGASRVRDLFSKAKKNAPCIIFIDEIDAVGRKRGSGMGGGHDEREQTLNQILVEMDGFDGDTNVIVLAATNRADVLDPALLRPGRFDRRVTITLPERKDREAILKVHFKKKPTDETVDLDKLAAKTAGSSGADLANIANEAAIIAARRNKKKISNNELTEAFERVAIGPERKAKVMNDHEKELTAYHEAGHAIVGHVLPDSDPVHKVTIIPRGGTGGVTWFLPPEDKSYTNVYEFKDILARAMGGRIAEQIIYGDDGITTGAGSDLRKATEIAREMVIEQGMGKSLRDQVFHEDNGGLMFDKMTRERPYSDETAKLIDQEVSQLITEAKQRAMLVLKANRPFLDKLAEALLKDETLEEAAVDEILSGTKLPKEAKLHA from the coding sequence ATGGCAGGAAAGACGCCAAAGAATACTAAGAAAGGGGTCGGGCAGGTTGCTCGGCTGGGACTGTTTTGGGCAATCATTGTGTTTCTTGGGCTGGCAGTGTACGCGGCGCTGTCACCAAATAGCAACTTGAAGAATGTCGCGTTGACCGATGTAGTGCGACGGGCAAATGCCGGGGAAATTGCCAAGATTGATATCCAGGGCAATGATTTGAAAGTTACTCCCAAAGGCCAAAAACAGCCGACCGAGAAATCAGTCAAGGAATCCGGCAGTACGATTTACGAGCAAGGTTTGAACAAGGACGCCAAGGTCGAAATTAACGTTCTACCGCCATCGCAAACCGGCGAGGTGCTGTGGAATCTGACAGTGATGATCGTGCCGGTAGTGATCATCGTGATCTTCTTCATGTTCATGATGCGCCAGGCCCAGGGGCAGAATAATCAAGCGATGGGCTTTGGCAAGTCAAAGGCGCGGCTGTATGGCGAAGACAAAGAGAAGGTGCTGTTTGAGGATATCGCCGGTAATGACAACGCCAAGCAGGACTTGCAAGAGGTTGTCGATTTCCTGAAGCACCCGAAAAAATACAAGGAGCTGGGTGCTAAGATTCCGAAGGGCGTATTGCTAGTCGGTAATCCGGGTACCGGTAAAACCATGCTGGCGCGGGCGGTGGCCGGCGAGGCCGGCGTGCCGTTCTTCTCGATTTCTGGTTCGGAGTTTGTGGAGATGTTCGTCGGTGTTGGGGCCAGCCGGGTGCGTGATCTCTTTTCTAAAGCTAAGAAAAATGCGCCGTGTATCATTTTCATCGACGAGATTGACGCGGTGGGCCGCAAGCGCGGCTCGGGTATGGGCGGCGGCCACGATGAGCGCGAGCAGACCTTGAACCAGATTTTGGTGGAAATGGATGGCTTTGATGGCGACACTAACGTGATCGTGCTGGCGGCGACCAACCGGGCGGATGTGCTGGACCCAGCATTGCTGCGGCCGGGTCGGTTTGATCGGCGAGTGACGATTACTCTGCCGGAGCGCAAAGACCGCGAGGCAATTCTGAAAGTTCATTTCAAGAAAAAGCCGACCGACGAGACGGTTGACCTGGATAAATTGGCCGCCAAGACGGCTGGCTCATCGGGAGCGGATCTCGCTAATATCGCCAACGAAGCAGCAATTATCGCGGCGCGCCGTAACAAAAAGAAGATTTCAAACAATGAGCTGACCGAGGCATTTGAACGAGTGGCAATTGGCCCAGAGCGCAAGGCTAAGGTGATGAACGACCACGAGAAGGAATTGACGGCGTATCACGAGGCGGGTCACGCCATTGTTGGTCACGTCTTGCCGGATTCTGATCCGGTTCACAAGGTGACGATCATTCCGCGCGGCGGCACTGGCGGCGTCACCTGGTTCTTGCCGCCAGAGGATAAGAGCTACACCAATGTCTATGAGTTCAAGGATATCTTGGCTCGGGCGATGGGCGGCCGGATCGCTGAGCAGATTATTTACGGTGATGACGGCATTACTACTGGTGCTGGCTCAGACTTGCGTAAAGCCACCGAGATTGCCCGGGAAATGGTGATTGAGCAGGGTATGGGCAAGAGCTTGCGCGACCAAGTGTTCCACGAAGACAACGGCGGGCTGATGTTTGATAAGATGACTCGCGAGCGGCCGTACTCGGATGAGACTGCTAAATTGATTGATCAGGAAGTGTCGCAGCTGATCACCGAGGCCAAGCAGCGGGCAATGCTGGTACTAAAAGCTAACCGTCCGTTCCTTGACAAATTGGCTGAGGCGCTGCTCAAGGACGAAACGCTGGAGGAAGCGGCGGTGGACGAGATTCTTTCGGGAACGAAACTACCAAAGGAAGCAAAGCTGCACGCATAA
- a CDS encoding transcriptional regulator: MTERQQAILATIIEQYAEIAAPVGSVTLAKLFGVSSATIRSEMAKLEEMGFIEAPHTSAGRIPTDKGYRLYVNGITNAQMTELPSGIDRSARAIEAHVNSHVDKSDRAIRSAVDSLVELTGNFGFASFGDHLYMNGMTQLFSQPEFIEGGHVQAIARLIDNIEPWLREAAPNEPLNVFIGSENPIGKSSGATLIISRFCSKFSNDSYIGVIGPTRQNYRRTMELVRRTGAMLEEVL, from the coding sequence ATGACCGAACGTCAACAGGCGATTTTAGCTACCATTATTGAGCAATACGCCGAGATTGCGGCGCCAGTTGGCAGCGTGACGCTAGCCAAGTTGTTTGGCGTGTCCAGCGCCACCATTCGCAGCGAAATGGCCAAGCTCGAGGAGATGGGTTTTATTGAAGCGCCGCACACCAGCGCTGGGCGAATTCCTACCGACAAGGGCTATCGATTGTACGTCAATGGCATCACCAACGCCCAGATGACCGAGCTGCCGAGCGGCATTGATCGCAGTGCGAGAGCGATCGAAGCGCATGTTAATTCGCACGTTGACAAGTCTGACCGAGCGATTCGCAGTGCGGTTGATAGTCTGGTGGAGTTGACGGGTAATTTCGGCTTTGCCTCGTTTGGTGATCATCTGTATATGAATGGTATGACGCAGCTGTTTAGTCAGCCGGAATTTATCGAGGGTGGACACGTGCAAGCGATTGCCAGGTTGATTGATAACATCGAGCCTTGGCTACGTGAAGCGGCACCGAATGAGCCGTTGAATGTGTTTATCGGCAGTGAGAATCCGATTGGTAAAAGTTCTGGAGCAACGTTGATTATTAGTAGGTTTTGTTCAAAGTTTAGTAATGATAGTTACATCGGCGTGATCGGCCCGACTCGGCAGAATTACCGTCGAACGATGGAGCTGGTTAGGCGAACGGGTGCGATGTTGGAGGAGGTATTGTAA
- a CDS encoding YdcF family protein, with protein sequence MSRSQLALTDQDWHHLHVLWEYLCVESRLPVRADAIVIGGAGAMIDSAERAAELYHAGVSQRIVVSGFANPYHRATETEATLLGRQLQRLAVPNSAILFEHQAANTGENITRSARLLAEMMIQSKDIILVHKPYMTRRFLATAEAQWPYPRPRLYVTSQPTTLEAYYRLYEATYGSAAMMLTLMLGDYERIKTYPAKGFSTPQPSSLSADMAWQALVARGFLPKA encoded by the coding sequence ATGTCGCGTAGTCAGCTAGCTCTCACTGATCAAGACTGGCACCATCTTCATGTGCTGTGGGAATATCTTTGTGTTGAGAGTCGGCTACCGGTGCGGGCGGATGCTATTGTGATCGGTGGCGCGGGAGCTATGATCGATAGCGCCGAGCGAGCGGCCGAGCTATATCATGCGGGCGTGAGTCAACGGATCGTGGTGTCGGGATTTGCTAATCCCTATCATAGGGCCACGGAAACCGAAGCGACACTGTTAGGGCGACAGCTCCAACGTTTGGCGGTGCCGAACTCGGCAATCCTGTTTGAGCATCAAGCCGCCAACACCGGTGAAAATATCACCCGTTCGGCTCGGCTGCTGGCAGAGATGATGATTCAGAGTAAGGACATTATCTTGGTTCATAAACCATATATGACGCGTCGATTTTTGGCAACTGCCGAGGCTCAGTGGCCGTATCCGCGGCCGCGACTGTATGTAACTAGTCAGCCGACAACATTAGAGGCATATTATCGCTTATACGAGGCAACCTATGGGAGTGCCGCTATGATGCTGACGTTGATGCTGGGTGATTACGAGCGGATAAAGACCTATCCTGCTAAGGGATTTTCAACGCCTCAGCCATCATCTCTCTCGGCGGACATGGCTTGGCAGGCGCTCGTGGCGCGCGGTTTTTTGCCGAAAGCATAG
- the dnaK gene encoding molecular chaperone DnaK, with amino-acid sequence MGKIIGIDLGTTNSAFAYMLAGKPEVIANAEGNRTTPSVVAINKKGERLVGQVAQRQRVTNPKNTIYGVKRFIGRKFDDKEVQKDRGLMPFKIVKKGAGVAVEMGGKEYTPEEVSAMILSKIKADAEAFLGEKVTEAVITVPAYFDDSQRQATKDAGKIAGLEVKRIINEPTAAALAYGLEKGKNDETIVVFDLGGGTFDVSVLELGDGVFEVKATNGDTHLGGEDFDNVIVNYFLDDFKSKEGIDLRKDNAAMQRLKDEAEKAKKELSTVTEYEVNIPFITADADGPKHFELSLTRAKLEDLVKDLLDRLDGPVEKALKDAKLSKSDVNEIVMVGGMTRMPAVVERVKKLFGKDPMQGVNPDEVVAVGAAIQGGVLAGDVKDVLLLDVTPLSLGIETMGGVSTKLIERNTTVPTSKSEVFSTAADNQPQVEIHVLQGEREFANDNKSLGRFVLDGIAPAPRGVPQIEVTFNIDANGILNVTAKDKGTGKEQSITIQNSGNMSKEDIEKAQKEAELHADEDKKKRETVDAKNQLENAIYQAKKMPDEFKDKISDDDKKAIDEAVKEAEKHKDADDKDELEAAAKALQDTIMPIGAKMYQQAAEDKKADESKDDKKSDKDEPVEGEVVNEK; translated from the coding sequence ATGGGTAAAATTATTGGAATTGACCTCGGTACAACCAACAGCGCCTTTGCGTATATGTTAGCGGGCAAGCCAGAAGTTATCGCTAATGCTGAGGGTAACCGCACGACGCCATCAGTGGTGGCGATTAATAAAAAAGGTGAACGCTTGGTCGGACAAGTGGCGCAGCGTCAGCGCGTGACTAATCCAAAGAACACAATTTATGGTGTCAAGCGCTTTATTGGCCGTAAGTTTGATGACAAAGAAGTCCAAAAAGACCGTGGCCTCATGCCGTTTAAGATCGTCAAGAAAGGTGCGGGTGTGGCCGTGGAAATGGGCGGCAAGGAATACACGCCAGAAGAAGTCTCAGCCATGATCCTCAGTAAAATCAAAGCTGATGCTGAGGCATTCTTGGGCGAAAAAGTCACCGAAGCTGTCATCACCGTGCCGGCTTACTTTGACGATTCGCAGCGCCAGGCAACCAAAGACGCTGGTAAAATAGCTGGCTTGGAAGTCAAGCGCATCATCAATGAACCCACGGCTGCTGCCTTGGCGTACGGCCTGGAAAAAGGCAAGAATGACGAGACCATTGTGGTATTTGACCTTGGTGGCGGTACCTTCGACGTTTCCGTCCTGGAACTCGGCGACGGCGTGTTTGAGGTGAAGGCGACGAATGGTGATACCCACCTGGGCGGCGAGGACTTCGACAATGTCATTGTTAACTACTTCTTGGATGATTTTAAGTCTAAAGAAGGCATTGACCTACGCAAAGACAATGCGGCCATGCAGCGCCTCAAGGATGAGGCCGAAAAAGCTAAGAAGGAGCTGTCAACGGTTACTGAATATGAAGTCAATATTCCGTTTATCACCGCCGATGCTGACGGGCCAAAGCACTTTGAGTTGAGCCTGACACGAGCGAAGCTGGAAGACTTGGTGAAAGATCTGTTAGACCGCTTGGATGGTCCAGTCGAAAAGGCACTCAAAGATGCTAAATTATCAAAATCTGACGTCAATGAAATCGTCATGGTTGGCGGTATGACCCGCATGCCAGCAGTGGTTGAGCGGGTAAAGAAGTTGTTTGGTAAAGACCCAATGCAAGGTGTTAACCCAGACGAAGTGGTGGCTGTCGGTGCGGCTATCCAGGGTGGCGTGTTGGCCGGCGATGTCAAGGATGTGCTGCTGCTGGACGTGACGCCATTGAGCCTTGGTATTGAGACGATGGGCGGCGTATCGACCAAGCTGATCGAGCGTAACACCACAGTGCCAACCAGTAAGTCAGAAGTATTCTCGACCGCCGCTGACAATCAGCCGCAAGTGGAGATTCACGTCTTGCAGGGTGAGCGCGAATTTGCCAATGACAACAAGAGCTTGGGCCGCTTTGTGCTTGACGGTATCGCGCCAGCACCGCGCGGCGTGCCGCAGATTGAAGTGACGTTTAATATCGACGCTAATGGTATTCTTAACGTTACTGCCAAGGACAAAGGCACTGGCAAAGAGCAATCGATTACCATCCAAAACTCTGGCAATATGAGCAAGGAAGATATCGAAAAGGCACAAAAAGAAGCCGAGCTGCACGCTGATGAGGACAAGAAAAAACGTGAAACCGTTGACGCTAAAAACCAGCTAGAAAACGCCATCTACCAAGCAAAGAAAATGCCGGATGAGTTCAAAGATAAGATTTCTGACGACGACAAGAAGGCGATTGACGAAGCGGTCAAAGAAGCAGAAAAACACAAAGACGCTGACGACAAAGACGAGCTAGAGGCGGCAGCCAAGGCACTGCAGGATACCATCATGCCAATCGGCGCCAAAATGTACCAGCAAGCCGCTGAGGACAAAAAGGCTGATGAGTCTAAGGACGACAAAAAATCTGACAAGGACGAACCAGTCGAAGGCGAGGTGGTCAACGAGAAATAG
- a CDS encoding RS21-C6 protein — MNPQTISLTELQKHLDQTCKEKGWDKNSVTEVFLLFTEEVGELAKAIRKETGFKGEKRPDNHDNLREEFADVLNYLMELANRFDVNLAEVYFEKHEINSTRRWE, encoded by the coding sequence ATGAATCCACAAACAATAAGCTTAACTGAATTACAAAAACACCTCGATCAAACGTGTAAAGAAAAAGGATGGGATAAAAATTCTGTTACCGAAGTATTCTTATTGTTTACTGAGGAGGTTGGCGAGCTGGCGAAAGCGATTCGCAAAGAGACGGGATTTAAGGGAGAAAAAAGACCTGATAACCATGATAATCTGCGCGAGGAGTTTGCGGACGTGTTGAATTATTTGATGGAATTGGCAAATCGGTTTGACGTCAATTTGGCGGAAGTGTATTTTGAGAAGCACGAGATCAATAGCACGCGGCGGTGGGAGTAA
- a CDS encoding GTP-binding protein LepA: MSNITVQLLPGYKEVKPFVYAGFFPVSNEDYNDLKDAIEKLSLSDSALQFEPENSPVLGYGVRIGFLGLLHMDIIRERLEREYNLDLIVTNPSTDYQVSLTNGEELDIKSASELPDPAQITEVREPWIDGEIVVPQDYIGAVIQLIVAKRGRQKNLSYIDERALISFTAPLANLLTDFYDQLKSVTSGYGSFNYELAGYQPEDLVRVDFYVAGEMVDALSVMCHRSEAPGLGREIVKKLKDVVPRQSFEVALQAAIGGRFIARENIGAYRKDVTGYLYGGDVSRKKKLLAKQARGKKRMKRFGKVDIPSEAFMVMLKRD, from the coding sequence ATGTCAAATATCACTGTCCAACTCCTGCCTGGCTACAAAGAAGTCAAACCCTTCGTCTATGCGGGCTTCTTTCCGGTGAGCAATGAAGATTATAATGACCTGAAAGATGCCATCGAAAAGTTGAGCCTCAGCGATTCGGCACTGCAGTTTGAGCCGGAGAATTCGCCAGTGCTGGGCTATGGTGTGCGAATCGGCTTTTTGGGGCTGCTACATATGGATATCATTCGCGAGCGGTTGGAGCGCGAGTATAATCTGGACCTCATCGTCACCAATCCGAGCACGGATTATCAAGTTAGTCTCACCAACGGCGAGGAGTTGGATATCAAATCAGCCAGCGAATTGCCCGATCCAGCACAGATCACGGAGGTTCGCGAGCCGTGGATTGACGGCGAAATTGTGGTGCCGCAAGATTATATCGGTGCGGTGATTCAGCTGATTGTCGCCAAGCGCGGCCGGCAAAAAAACCTCAGCTACATCGATGAGCGCGCCCTCATTTCCTTTACGGCACCGCTGGCAAATCTGCTGACGGATTTTTATGATCAATTGAAGTCGGTAACTAGCGGCTACGGTTCGTTTAATTATGAGCTAGCGGGGTACCAGCCGGAAGATTTGGTGCGGGTGGATTTTTATGTGGCGGGCGAAATGGTTGATGCGCTGAGCGTGATGTGCCACCGCTCAGAGGCGCCAGGTTTGGGTCGGGAGATCGTCAAAAAACTCAAAGACGTGGTGCCACGCCAGAGCTTTGAGGTGGCGCTGCAGGCGGCGATTGGTGGCAGGTTCATTGCCCGCGAGAATATTGGAGCTTATCGCAAGGACGTTACCGGCTATCTGTACGGCGGTGACGTCAGTCGTAAGAAGAAGCTCCTCGCCAAACAAGCCCGCGGTAAAAAGCGCATGAAACGCTTCGGCAAGGTTGACATTCCGAGTGAAGCGTTTATGGTGATGTTAAAGAGAGATTAA
- a CDS encoding nucleotide exchange factor GrpE — translation MTKSKAKKAEDLEQQLGELTLDLQRTRADFENYRKRVEAEKQSAHQMGQAKSVMKLLPVIDTIERATANVPEELADNAWVKGVSGLNKQLDKQLKEIGLEKINAKPGTPFNPELHQAIQFNEEAEGEKEVIAEELRAGYTLDGTVIRDAMVKVTRQPSAPEQAETGPNAAAPAA, via the coding sequence ATGACGAAGAGTAAGGCTAAAAAAGCTGAAGATTTGGAGCAGCAGTTGGGCGAGTTGACGTTGGATTTGCAGCGGACGCGGGCCGATTTTGAGAATTATCGCAAGCGCGTCGAGGCGGAAAAGCAGTCAGCGCATCAAATGGGCCAGGCGAAGTCGGTGATGAAACTGCTGCCAGTGATTGATACGATTGAGCGGGCGACTGCTAATGTGCCGGAGGAGCTAGCGGATAATGCTTGGGTGAAAGGCGTGTCTGGCCTGAATAAACAGCTTGACAAGCAGCTCAAAGAAATTGGCCTCGAGAAAATTAACGCTAAACCTGGCACGCCGTTCAATCCCGAACTTCACCAAGCTATCCAGTTTAATGAAGAAGCCGAGGGCGAAAAAGAAGTTATTGCTGAGGAACTGCGTGCCGGCTACACGCTAGACGGTACAGTGATTCGCGACGCGATGGTTAAGGTGACGCGCCAGCCGTCAGCGCCGGAACAGGCGGAAACCGGACCAAACGCTGCCGCACCAGCGGCATAA
- the murJ gene encoding murein biosynthesis integral membrane protein MurJ — MNQRLTVKLAATILASSMLLSSLLGLLRDRFLNAAYFPNEKAHLAGYPVGLDAYTAAFMVPDFMFAILVSGALSVTFIPVFNERWIKGNKQSAWQISSSMINLMALVTLVTSVLIIVFADPLMKYLIAPGLSEAGHALAVSMMRVIAVNPLIFAVAAVIASIQQAVGRFTFYALAPMLYNVGIIIGTLWFTNGINLFGWQIFDGGIMGVALGVVLGSVLQLIVSAVGLIGLGFDYDFKIYWRNHGFRKVLSLLPARSIDQGMDYVVSLAEVNLASRMGDGVIRRYNQALTLHMMPINLIGVAISNAAFPQLTERLASERPDLFRRDLRSFLRTVIWMIIPICVVTFFARGYIVHFINNNGDPVMANILGCLVMAILFRTVYHMVARGFYAQQDTKTPMYVSIFAIVLNVALAVILGYYVKLGPYGLAWAQSIVAFVEVVILCVILGRRMPQLFDATFVKAVAKMALAAVPLAVACYVSVLVIPFRASDDSFLGALPKFGAITIFNFVVYGALSKWLRLPEIDPVLARIKRLLFSRFDMGKLRR; from the coding sequence ATCAATCAGCGGCTGACAGTCAAGTTAGCCGCCACGATTTTAGCGAGCTCAATGTTGCTGTCAAGCTTGCTGGGGCTGCTGCGCGATCGCTTTTTGAACGCGGCGTATTTCCCTAACGAGAAAGCTCACTTGGCTGGTTATCCAGTCGGGCTGGACGCTTATACCGCAGCGTTCATGGTGCCGGATTTTATGTTTGCGATTCTAGTGTCGGGAGCGCTGAGTGTTACTTTCATCCCGGTATTTAACGAACGGTGGATCAAGGGCAACAAGCAATCAGCCTGGCAAATTAGTTCGAGCATGATTAATCTCATGGCGCTGGTGACGCTAGTAACCAGCGTTCTGATCATCGTTTTTGCTGATCCGCTGATGAAATATCTGATCGCGCCGGGGTTGAGCGAGGCTGGTCACGCGTTGGCAGTTAGTATGATGCGGGTGATTGCCGTAAATCCACTGATCTTTGCGGTGGCAGCGGTGATCGCCAGCATCCAGCAAGCGGTCGGTCGCTTCACCTTCTATGCGCTGGCGCCGATGCTGTACAACGTCGGGATTATCATCGGTACGCTATGGTTTACTAATGGCATCAATCTGTTCGGTTGGCAGATCTTTGATGGCGGTATTATGGGCGTGGCGCTCGGCGTGGTGCTCGGGTCAGTGCTGCAACTCATCGTCAGTGCGGTTGGATTGATCGGCCTCGGTTTTGATTATGATTTCAAGATTTATTGGCGCAACCATGGCTTTCGCAAAGTCTTGTCGCTGCTACCAGCCCGCTCAATTGATCAGGGGATGGATTATGTGGTTAGCCTGGCCGAAGTCAACTTGGCGTCGCGGATGGGGGACGGTGTCATTCGTCGCTATAACCAAGCATTGACGCTTCACATGATGCCGATCAACCTCATCGGCGTCGCTATTTCCAACGCTGCCTTTCCGCAGCTAACTGAACGCCTTGCCTCAGAGCGGCCGGATCTATTTCGCAGAGACCTGCGGTCATTTCTCAGGACGGTAATCTGGATGATTATCCCGATCTGTGTGGTGACATTTTTCGCGCGCGGCTACATAGTGCACTTTATCAATAATAATGGCGATCCGGTCATGGCGAATATTCTCGGTTGTCTGGTGATGGCGATTTTATTCAGGACGGTGTATCACATGGTGGCGCGCGGATTTTATGCGCAGCAGGACACCAAGACGCCGATGTATGTGTCGATTTTTGCGATTGTGCTGAATGTGGCGCTGGCGGTGATACTTGGCTACTACGTGAAACTTGGCCCGTACGGCCTGGCCTGGGCGCAGTCGATCGTGGCCTTTGTCGAGGTGGTGATTTTATGCGTCATTTTAGGTCGGCGCATGCCACAGCTGTTTGATGCGACGTTTGTCAAAGCGGTCGCCAAGATGGCGCTGGCCGCAGTGCCACTAGCGGTAGCGTGCTACGTCAGCGTGTTGGTAATTCCATTTCGAGCGTCGGATGACAGCTTTTTAGGGGCGCTGCCCAAGTTTGGGGCGATCACGATTTTCAATTTTGTCGTGTACGGTGCGCTGTCTAAGTGGCTAAGGCTGCCAGAAATCGACCCAGTTTTGGCGCGAATTAAACGCCTGCTGTTTTCGCGATTTGATATGGGTAAGTTGAGGCGCTGA
- a CDS encoding GTP-binding protein, with translation MKPLTSIRNFCIIAHIDHGKSTLADRMMEMTGTVEKREMKSQLLDSMDLEREKGITIKLAPVRMKYHYTATDPTPFAPTASARRESSSPISGDSAGLASLKQSSNRPELSESDSRACVDIGVNGLAQPTVYDLNLIDTPGHVDFSYEVSRSLQACEGAVLVVDASQGIQAQTLANVYLAMEQDLTIIPVLNKVDLPAADVPRVSKQVINLLGCDESDIIHISAKTGQNVDQVLAAIVERIPAPTGQPDDPTRALIFDSYYDDYRGVILYVRVVDGQIKKGEAIHMMATGANGLALEVGHLSPGMIPDSSLDTGEIGYIVTNLKTTREARVGDTVTLKKYMTKE, from the coding sequence ATGAAACCGCTGACTAGTATTCGGAATTTTTGTATCATCGCTCACATCGACCACGGTAAATCAACGTTGGCGGATAGGATGATGGAGATGACGGGGACGGTGGAGAAGCGCGAGATGAAGTCGCAGCTGCTCGATAGCATGGATCTCGAGCGCGAGAAGGGGATCACCATTAAGCTCGCGCCGGTGCGGATGAAATATCACTATACAGCAACTGATCCAACACCATTCGCACCAACGGCTTCCGCGCGCCGTGAATCTTCCTCGCCAATCTCTGGGGATTCTGCGGGACTCGCTTCGCTCAAACAGTCCTCGAATCGCCCGGAACTTAGCGAGTCTGATTCTCGGGCTTGTGTAGATATTGGTGTGAATGGGTTGGCTCAGCCAACTGTCTACGATCTCAATCTCATCGACACACCAGGTCACGTTGATTTTAGCTACGAAGTCAGCCGCTCATTGCAGGCTTGTGAGGGGGCGGTGTTGGTGGTTGACGCCAGCCAAGGCATTCAGGCGCAGACGCTGGCGAATGTGTACTTGGCGATGGAGCAAGATTTGACGATTATCCCGGTGCTGAACAAGGTTGATTTGCCGGCCGCTGATGTGCCACGGGTGTCCAAACAGGTGATTAATTTGCTGGGCTGCGATGAAAGCGACATTATTCATATTTCTGCCAAAACTGGGCAGAATGTTGACCAAGTTTTAGCGGCGATTGTTGAGCGAATTCCAGCGCCAACTGGCCAGCCGGACGACCCGACGCGGGCACTGATTTTTGATAGTTATTATGACGATTACCGCGGGGTGATTTTGTATGTGCGGGTGGTTGACGGCCAAATCAAAAAAGGTGAAGCAATTCATATGATGGCGACTGGCGCTAACGGGCTGGCACTAGAAGTTGGCCATCTTAGTCCTGGCATGATCCCTGACTCATCGCTGGATACCGGTGAAATTGGCTACATCGTCACCAACTTGAAGACTACGCGTGAAGCACGGGTGGGTGATACGGTGACGTTGAAAAAGTATATGACAAAGGAGTGA
- a CDS encoding GIY-YIG nuclease family protein, translated as MSKGIIYVMTTAVSGLIKIGKTQTKQYPERMRFLEANGYYNVVGLKRLFAIEVADYSEKETLLHEIFAKHRVGSSELFALDYDLVRQLLLSFEGEVVFPEQKNKEAEFDKITKAKNSNQKFSFYRKGLKNGDEVVFLKDKTIVAKIVGEREVEYGGQRWFLSPLVRKIFEDKNQVNNSGAYQGAAYFCFEGKKLKDLPDVKL; from the coding sequence ATGAGCAAAGGCATCATCTACGTCATGACCACCGCAGTGTCGGGCCTTATCAAAATCGGCAAGACACAAACCAAGCAGTACCCAGAGCGGATGCGCTTTCTCGAGGCGAATGGCTACTACAATGTGGTTGGTTTGAAGCGGTTGTTTGCGATCGAGGTGGCTGACTATTCCGAAAAGGAAACGCTACTGCACGAAATATTCGCCAAGCATCGAGTCGGCAGTAGCGAGCTTTTTGCGCTTGATTATGATTTGGTACGGCAGCTGTTGCTATCGTTTGAGGGCGAGGTGGTCTTTCCGGAGCAGAAAAATAAAGAAGCGGAATTTGATAAAATCACCAAAGCCAAAAACAGTAATCAAAAGTTTAGCTTTTACCGGAAAGGTCTCAAAAATGGCGATGAGGTTGTCTTTCTCAAAGATAAAACAATTGTAGCAAAAATTGTTGGCGAGCGCGAAGTTGAATATGGCGGGCAGAGGTGGTTTTTGTCGCCGCTGGTGCGAAAAATATTTGAGGATAAAAATCAAGTCAACAACAGCGGTGCCTACCAGGGCGCAGCATATTTTTGTTTTGAGGGCAAGAAGCTGAAAGACTTGCCGGATGTTAAATTATAA